The sequence below is a genomic window from Labilithrix sp..
CGTCCTTGAGGACGTCCTCCACCGTGCGCCGCCCGCGCTGCGCGGCCCAGCCCGAGAAGGCCGTCCCGTCGTAAGCGACGCGCACGAGGACGCCGGTCATGAGTCGCTCTCGGCGTCCGCGATGCCGGTCGCGCCGCCGTCGGTGGGGATGCGCGGCTCCTCCGGCGGCGGCGGGTTGCTCGCGCCGCTCACGAGCCCCGGCGCCGGCGCGCACACGCGCGCCGCGCAGACGTCGGAGAGGCAGTCCTCGTCGCGGATGCATTCGTCGCCGATCGGGCGTCGCGACTCACCGCACGCGAGCACGAGCACGAGGAGCGCCGCGATCGCGGCGACGCCGCTCTTCATCCGCCGTCGGCGTCTGCGTCGACTCCGCCGGCGTCCTCCTGCGTCGACGCCTCGGGCGCGTTCGCGTCCGGCAGGCTCGGCGGCTCACCTTCGATCGGCGCGCACACCGACGCGGTCGAGCAGTCCGGCGTCACGCCGTCGACGCACGCGGTCGCGACGGAGAGCGCGACGAGCGCGAGAGCGAGACCGGCGATGACGCGCGCGCGCATGGTCACTGGCGCGGGACGAAGTTGATCGGGATGTTGATGTCGACGCAGCCGCCCTGCGGCGCGGAGAAGCTCGCGCCGCGGAAGTACCCCGCGACGCACTGCGCGACCGTCGACGAGCCCATCTCGTTGCTCGCGATCGAGACGCCGCTCGGGCACGTCGTGCCGTTCGCGCCGACGCGCACCGCGACGACGATCTTGCCGCGCAGGGTCGGGTCCTGCCCGAGCGCGTTGTCGTAGCAGCGGTGCGCCTGGCGCACGCGGAAGTTCAGCGCGGTCTCGAGCTCCGAGGTCGACTTGCCGTTGCACTGCTTCACGTCGCACTGGCTCGCGCCGTGCTGCGCGCCGCCGCTGCTGTTCGTGACCTTCGCCGGTCCCGCGTCGACCACCGGCGGCGGCAGCCCGATGTCGTCCTCCGGGTTGCGCCCCGTGTACGTGACCGAAGGTGCGGGCGGCCCCGCGTCGATGATCGTCGTCACCGGCTCCGGCGGCTTCTGGGTGAGCTTCCAGACGCTCACGCCGCCGATGATCGCGACGAGCACGACAGCGATGCCGATGTACTTGCCGTTGCCGCTCGGGACGCCAGCCGGAGACGAAGGGGGGGGAGCCTTGGAAGCCATGGGAACCGAAGGACGCGAAGTATACGGATGATTTACGTTCGGCGGAACAACGAGAGAACGGTGTCGCCGTGGCGGCGGCGGCGATCGAGGGAGAGGCCCTCCGGCGGAGCGGGCTCGTCTTTCGCGTCGTGCTCGAGGACGAGGACGCCGCCGGGGACGAGGTGCTTCGCCGCACGCGCGAGGAGATCGGAGAATCCCTTCGCGCGCACGCCGGCGTACGGTGGATCGACCAGCACGAGATCGAACGGGCCGCGCACCTCGTCGATCGCGCGCTCGCACGGTCTGGTCAGGACGGTGACCTGCGCGACGAGATCGAGCGCAGCGGCGTTGTCGCGGATCGCGAGGGCCGCCGGTCGCGCCGACTCGACGAGGACGGCCTCGCGCGCGCCGCGCGAGAGCGCTTCGAACGCGAGCGCGCCGGAGCCGGCGTAGAGGTCGAGGACGCGCGGGCCCGGCTCGACGTCGAAGACCCCGTCCGACACGAGCATCGAGAACAGCGCCTCCCGCACGCGATCCGACGTCGGGCGGGTCTCTTGGCCGCGAGGCGCGACGAGCGCGCGCGATCGGAGGACACCACCCGTGATGCGCATGTAGGTCCGAGCCTACGGTTTTGATCGCGGTCGCGAAACCAAGATACTCTGGGCGGATGTTTCGTCGATGGGTCGCGCTCGTGGCGCTCGGTCTCTTCGCCGTCGTCGTCTCGCCGCGCGTCGCGCGCGCGGACCAGTCGACGGCCCACACGGTGTCGGTCGCCGTCCTCGCGCTCGACTCCGACGACGCGGAGGAGCAAGCCGACGCGCTCACGAACGCGCTGAAGTCGCGCATCCGCAACTCGCAGGGCTGGTCGCTGACCGACACGACGCAGTCGCTCGGCATGCTCACCGCCGCGCTGCGCTGCCCGACCAAGCCGATCCCCGCCGACTGCGAGCAGCGCATCTCCGAGCACCTGAAGACGGAGCGCTTCATCTTCGGCTACGTCACGAAGGGCCCGCAGAAGGGCGAGGTCACCGCCGAGGTGCACCTCTATCAGAAGAGCAAGCCCGACACCGTCGTCCGCGAGACGTACTCGGAGAACCTGAAGGACGGCAACGACGACACGCTCCGCGCGCGCGCGCAGACGATCCTCGAGCGCCTCGGCGGCAGCGCGGTCGGCACGATCGTCGTGAAGATGGGCAACGAGAACGGCGAGGTCGTCGTCGACGGCGACAAGCGCGTCCCGCTCACGAACGGCAGCGCGCGGATCGAGCTCGCGCCCGGCACGCACTCGGTCGAGGTCGCGACCGCGGGCGGCGCCGCCACGCAGAAGCGCAACGTCCAGGTCACCGCCGGCAAGGAGCAGGTCGTCGATCTCGCGCTCGAGGGCAGCGCCGTCACGCCGGGCGAGCCGGCGAAAGGGGAGAAGCCCTTCCCGACCCACACCGTGATCGGCGGGAGCCTCGCCGCGCTCGGCGTCGGCGCGGCGGTCATCTCCGTCGTCTTCGCGTTCAAGTACAAGAGCGCGCAGGACGAGGGCGAGAGCTTGCGTCACCTGATCCCGGAGGGGCAGGACATCAAGTCGTTCTGCGGGAGCCGCGGCAACGAGAGCCAGGTCTGCCAGCTCGACTCCGACTCGAAGACCTTCTCCACCGTCGCGTGGGTGACGGGCGGCCTCGGCGCGGTGCTCCTCGGCGCGGGCGCCTACTTCCTGTTCTTCGGCGGCGACGCGAAGGCGGCGGCGTCGAACAAGCCGCTCAAGAACGTGCGCGCGACCCCGACGTTCGGCCTCGGCGGCGGCGGCCTCTCGCTCTCCGGCGCGTTCTGAGATCTGTCTTGTTCGAGAGGGCTCTGCCCTCTCGAGCTCTCCCGCCGGGGCCTCTCCGCGCGCGGGGCGCGCTCCGGCGCCCCGGGCCCCGCGAGAGGGGGCGCGCTCCGGCGCCCCGGGCCCCGCGAGAGGGGGGCGCTCCGCGGCCCCGGGCCCCGCGAGAGGGGGCGCGCTCCGGCGCCCCGGGCCCCGCGAGAGGGGGCGCCGACGCGTTCTGAGTGCCGCTCTCGCTACGCCAGCACGTCGCCGAGGCGATAGCGCCCGGCCGGCTTGCCGATCAGCCAGCGCCCCGCGCGGAGGGCGCCGCGGGCGAAGAGGTCGCGGCTCGAAGCGCGGTGCGTGAGCTCGATGCGCTCCCCGTCGCCGAGGAGGTGCACCTGGTGATCGCCGATGACGTCGCCGCCGCGCATCGCGAGGACGCCGATCTCGCTCGCCACGCGCGCGCCGGGCTTGCCTTCGCGTCCCGTCACGAAGCGTGACTTCTCGCGGTCCTTCGCCGACTCGTCGCGCGCGGCCTTCGCGACCTCGGCGAGGCGGAGCGCGGTGCCGCTCGGGGCGTCGACCTTGAGGCGGTGATGCGCCTCCACGATCTCGATGTCGAAGTCGGGGCCGAGCGCGGCGATCGCCTTCTTCACGAGGTCCGAGAGCACGAAGACGCCGACGCTCATGTTCGGCTCCCACAGCACCGGCACCTTCGCCGCCGCGGCGTCGAGCGCGCGGTTGCCGGCGTCGTCGAGCCCGGTCGTGCCGCTCGCGATCGCGATCCCGTTCGCGGCGCAGACCTCGGCCGCGCGCGCGACGACCGCGGGCGTCGAGAAGTCGACGAGCGCCTGCGCCTTCGAGGACGCGAGGGCGTCGAGGTCGGCGGTGACCTTCACGCCGATCGCGCCGACGCCCGCGAGCTCGCCGGCGTCCTTGCCGACGTCGTCCCCCGCGCCGATCGCGGCGACGACCTCGAGCTTGGCCGCGTGGGCGAGCCGCACCACCGCGCGCCCCATCTTCCCGTTCGCGCCGAGGACGGCGATGCGTTCGGTCGCCACGCGTCAGCCGCCCTTGCTCCGCGACTCGTAGGCCTGGAGCACGGCGACGACCTTCGCGCGCGCCGCGTCGCTGCACCGCGCGAGCGGCCCGCGGACGACGTCCTTCATCTTGCCCATGTGCGCGAGGGCGGCCTTCGGGCAAGCCGGGTTCGCCTCGATGAACATCGCCTCGTGGACGTTGCAGAGGGCGAGGTGCTCGCGCCGCGCCTCTTCCATGCGGCCCTCGAGCGCGAGCTTGGTCGCGCGCACGACCTCGGCGGGGAGCACGTTCGAGGTGACGCTGATGACCCCCTTCGCGCCGACGGCGATCATCGGGAGGGTGAGCGTGTCGTCGCCCGAGAGCACGTTGATGCGCGACCCGAGGCGGCGCACGTTCTCCTGCGCGCGGAGGACGTTCCCGGTCGCCTCCTTCACCGCGACGACGTTCTTCGCCGTGTCGCAGATGCGCGCGAGCGTGTCGGTCGTGAGGTCGATCACGCTGCGCCCGGGGATGTTGTAGACGACGAGCGGCAGCTCCATCGACGCCGCGGTCGCGACGAAGTGCTGGTAGAGCCCTTCCTGCGTCGGCTTGTTGTAGTACGGCGTGACGACCATCACCGCGTCGGCGCCGGCCTTCGCCGCGGCCTGGCTGTTCGCGATCGTGCTCTTCGTCGAGTTCGTGCCGGTCCCGGCGAGGACGATGCACTTGCCCTTCGCGAGCTTCACGCATCGCTTGATCAGCTCGAGCTGCTCTTCGTGATCGAGCGCGGGGCTCTCGCCGGTGGTGCCACACGGCACGATGCCGGTGATCCCCGCCTGGATCTGCCCATCGACGAGCTTGTCGAACGCATCCCAGTCGATCGACTGGTCGTCCTTGAACGGAGTGACGAGCGCGGTGAACGTGCCTTCGAAGCGGAGAGTCATGCTGCCCCTTCATTGCGCTGCCACGCCCCGACCGCAAGACCCGCGAAGCCCCGCGTCCCGCTCCCCGGCCCCCAAACCCCAACACCATGATTTCGCTTTCTTATTTTAGGCGCGCACGACACTCCAGCCCGCCGCAACGCCTTCGGTATGCGGCGTCGCGAGGATCAGCCTTTCGCTCCGCCTCACGCCCGCTCCCCAGCCTCTCCTCCATCCCCGCGTCCACAACCCAGCCCCCAGCCAGGTAAGATCCGCTCGATGCCGGCGGTTCGCGTGGTCCAGGTAGAAGGCTTCCGCTGCTTCGATCAGCTTCGCGTCGAGGGCCTGACGCGCGTCAACCTCATCGTCGGCGCCAACAACTCGGGGAAGAGCGCGCTGCTCGAAGCCATTGAGGCCACCCTCTCGGAGGAGAGCCCCTACGTCCTGTACCGTGCGTCGTACGAGCGTGGCGAGTATCAGCGACGCGAGCGAGCGGGCGAGCGGGTCGTCGAGATAGACGTCGCGCACTGGTTCCACGGTCATCGTCTCGAAGACGGGGCCGCGTTCACTCTACGCGCGGAGGGCGATCGCCGTTGGGAGCTTCGTCGGGTCCTGAGGAAGGTGCCGACGGAGCTCGGAGCGCCCTTCGTTCCGGGGGGGCTGCTGCTCGAAATGGAGCGTACCGGAGGACGCCTATCCAACGGAATGATGCCACCGCTGCCCATCTCGGCGGACGGCACCCTTGGAGCTGGTGATCCCGCGAAGTTCGTCGGCCACGGCTTGCGACTCAAGCCTCCGGTCGTCTTCGGTACCACGGACCGCCTCTTCCCGCGCGAGCTCGCGCGGCTCTGGTCGGGCGTCGTCCTCACGCCGCGCGAGGAGCGTATCGTCGAGGCGCTCCGGATGGTCGATCCGCGCGTCGAGCGCATCGCGATCTCCGAGAGCGGAGGTATGGCCAATGCGAAGGTCCTCCTTCGCGGTGCGACGACTCCCGTCCCGCTGGGCACATTGGGCGAAGGCGTCTCTCGTATCCTCACGCTGGCGCTCAATCTTGCGCTCGCGGAAGGCGGCTTCCTCCTGCTCGACGAGATCGAGATTGGACTGCACTGGTCGGTGATGCCACGGCTCTGGCGCTTCCTCATCGAGACCGCGCGTGCGCTCGACGTGCAGGTCTTCGCGACCACGCATTCGAAGGACTGCCTCGAAGGTCTGGGCGAGGTGCATCGGTCCGCGCCCGTCCTCGCCGAAGACGTCAGCGTTCACCGACTCGAAGCAGGTCGCCAAGAGAGCGTTCGCTTTTCAGCTCGCCGCATCGGCGAGTACGCGGATCTCGCGCTGGAGCCCCGCTGATGACGCGGGGCTTGACCAAGCTCGACGCACTCTTCGTCGAAGGTCCGGACGACGGAGCGTTCATCAACGCGCTGGTCGCGAAGATGCGCGGTCTCAAGATCGCGGACTCGAGACTCGTGAGGACACTTCCGGACGCGGGAGACGCTTGGGCGCTGAAGGCGTTCGACGACTACGTCAACGAGACCAAGGGGAGACCCGACGTACGCGTCGGTCTCGTGCTCGACCGGGACCTCCCGGACAACGACAAGTGGCCATCCGTTCAAGGACGCTTGAAAGCGCTCGGTCTCAGCGCTCCGGCGCCAGCGTCGGAGGGCGCCGTCGTGGACGGACGTTATGGCATCTGGATGTGGCCAGACAACGTGACCCACGGGACGCTGGAGACCTTCGTCGCCGCCGTGCTCTCACCGTCACCGACGTACGAGTTTGCTCACGACGTATCGCGCACCGCGCGCGAGAGCCACGGGGCTGAGTTCAGAGAACGGGACCTGCCGAAGGCCGCGCTGAAAGTTCGCAGCGTGTGGCGCGACGCGACCGCGGCGGGCGGGTACGGTCACCTGGTGCGGAATCTCGAGGTACTGCCCGACCCAGCGGCCGCGTTCCTCGCGTGGTTCGACACTCTCTTCCTTCGGTAGCTCAGCCCGCGGCGCGCCGTGATCCGCGACGACCTCGCGCCCGCCGGCGCAGCTTGGCCCGCTCATTCGCGCAGGCGCGCGACGCGTTCGGTGAGGGCGGCGTGGAGGCCGGCGAGGTCGGGGCGATCCGGCGCGAGCTCGCAGGCGAGGGCGAGTTGGGCGAGGGCGGTGCGGTCGTGGCCTTCGGCGAGGTGGAGGCTCGCGGCGGTGATGCGGTAGTCGGCGCGCGTCGAGTCGAGCTCGATCGCGCGCTGCGCTGCCGCGATCGCGAGGGGGTGCTCGATGCCGGCGCGGAGGAGCGTGTACGCGTAGCGATGTTGCACGTACGCGTCGGTCGGGAGCTGTTCGACGACGCGGCCCCAGATCTCCGCCGCCTGCTTCCACTCCTTCGCCGCTTCGAGCGCGCTCGCCTGGCGGCGATGCATGCGCGTCTTGAGGCGCGCGCTCAAGTACGCGTCGTACGCCGCGCGCTCCGTCGCGTTGCCGAGCGTCGCCTCCGCCTTCGCGAGCGCCGCGAAGATCGCGTCGATCTTCGGCTTCAGCGCGCCGACGTCCTTTCGGAACCAGCGATCGGGGTGGTGCTCCTTCGCCTTCTGGAAGTACGCGCGCTTGATCGTCTTGATGTCGTCCGTCGCCGCGACCCCGAGGAGCGCGTAGTGATCGATGCGCTCGAGCCGATCGTAGAGCTCGAGGATCGCCTTCTGCTCCTCCGGCGGCATCCCGACCGCGGGGATGACCTGCGACTGCGTCTCGCTCATCACACCTTCATGATCGACGCCCAGTTGTCGGCGATCTCCTGGGCGGTCCACACCGTGCTCGCGCCGTCCTTGAACTTCCCCGCCGACTCGACAACCTTGAAAGCGTACATGCGCGCGCCGGCGACGGCGAGGACGTGACCCGTCTTGTCGCCGCAGAGATCGCTCGCGAGGAAGAGCGCCGCCGGCGTGATGTGCTCCGGCGTCATCGTGTCGACGTTCTGGAACGTGGGGAGGTCCTCCGTCATCCGCGTCTTCGCGATCGGCGCGAGGGCGTTCACGGTGATGCGATGCTTCTGGAGCTCGATCGCGATCGTGCGCGTGAGCCCGTAGATGCCCGCCTTCGCCGCGGCGTAGTTCGCCTGCCCGAAGTTGCCGAGCATGCCGCTCACGCTCGTCGTGTTCACGATCCGCCCTCCGCCCCCCCGCTTCACCGCGTGCGCGGCGAAGGCCTGCGAGCAGAGGAACGTGCCCTTGAGGTGGACCGCGATGACCGCGTCCCACATCTCCTCGTCCATCTTGAGGAACGTCTTGTCGCGGAGGATGCCCGCGTTGTTCACGAGGACGTCGACCTTGCCGAACGTCTCGACCCCGAGCGCGACGATCGCCTGCGCGCCGCCCGCGGTCGCGACCGACTCGTAGCTCGCGACCGCGCGCCCGCCGGCGGACTCGATCTCCTTCACCACCGCGTCGGCGGCGGCCTCCGAGGCGTCGCCGGCGCCGTCGCGCGCGGTGCCGACGTCGTTCACGACGACGCTCGCGCCCTCCGCCGCGAAGGCGAGCGCGTGCGACCGGCCGATGCCGTTGCCCGCGCCGGTGATGATCACGACCTTGTCGTCGAGGAGACCCATGCTCTCTGTCTATTCGTGCTCGGCGAGCAGGTCGACGAGGATCTTCTCGCCGCCGCTCGCGCCCGACACCGAGAAGAAGGGCCCCCGCACCGTGCCGGTGAACACGTGCGCGCTCGTCGCCTCCGTCGGCATCCACGGCGCCTCCGCGCGGTAGGCGCCGTTCTCGTCGACCGCGACCGCGATGCCGTCGTCCTCGA
It includes:
- a CDS encoding AgmX/PglI C-terminal domain-containing protein; protein product: MASKAPPPSSPAGVPSGNGKYIGIAVVLVAIIGGVSVWKLTQKPPEPVTTIIDAGPPAPSVTYTGRNPEDDIGLPPPVVDAGPAKVTNSSGGAQHGASQCDVKQCNGKSTSELETALNFRVRQAHRCYDNALGQDPTLRGKIVVAVRVGANGTTCPSGVSIASNEMGSSTVAQCVAGYFRGASFSAPQGGCVDINIPINFVPRQ
- the rsmD gene encoding 16S rRNA (guanine(966)-N(2))-methyltransferase RsmD, which codes for MRITGGVLRSRALVAPRGQETRPTSDRVREALFSMLVSDGVFDVEPGPRVLDLYAGSGALAFEALSRGAREAVLVESARPAALAIRDNAAALDLVAQVTVLTRPCERAIDEVRGPFDLVLVDPPYAGVRAKGFSDLLARAAKHLVPGGVLVLEHDAKDEPAPPEGLSLDRRRRHGDTVLSLFRRT
- a CDS encoding carboxypeptidase regulatory-like domain-containing protein; translated protein: MFRRWVALVALGLFAVVVSPRVARADQSTAHTVSVAVLALDSDDAEEQADALTNALKSRIRNSQGWSLTDTTQSLGMLTAALRCPTKPIPADCEQRISEHLKTERFIFGYVTKGPQKGEVTAEVHLYQKSKPDTVVRETYSENLKDGNDDTLRARAQTILERLGGSAVGTIVVKMGNENGEVVVDGDKRVPLTNGSARIELAPGTHSVEVATAGGAATQKRNVQVTAGKEQVVDLALEGSAVTPGEPAKGEKPFPTHTVIGGSLAALGVGAAVISVVFAFKYKSAQDEGESLRHLIPEGQDIKSFCGSRGNESQVCQLDSDSKTFSTVAWVTGGLGAVLLGAGAYFLFFGGDAKAAASNKPLKNVRATPTFGLGGGGLSLSGAF
- the dapB gene encoding 4-hydroxy-tetrahydrodipicolinate reductase — encoded protein: MGRAVVRLAHAAKLEVVAAIGAGDDVGKDAGELAGVGAIGVKVTADLDALASSKAQALVDFSTPAVVARAAEVCAANGIAIASGTTGLDDAGNRALDAAAAKVPVLWEPNMSVGVFVLSDLVKKAIAALGPDFDIEIVEAHHRLKVDAPSGTALRLAEVAKAARDESAKDREKSRFVTGREGKPGARVASEIGVLAMRGGDVIGDHQVHLLGDGERIELTHRASSRDLFARGALRAGRWLIGKPAGRYRLGDVLA
- the dapA gene encoding 4-hydroxy-tetrahydrodipicolinate synthase — protein: MTLRFEGTFTALVTPFKDDQSIDWDAFDKLVDGQIQAGITGIVPCGTTGESPALDHEEQLELIKRCVKLAKGKCIVLAGTGTNSTKSTIANSQAAAKAGADAVMVVTPYYNKPTQEGLYQHFVATAASMELPLVVYNIPGRSVIDLTTDTLARICDTAKNVVAVKEATGNVLRAQENVRRLGSRINVLSGDDTLTLPMIAVGAKGVISVTSNVLPAEVVRATKLALEGRMEEARREHLALCNVHEAMFIEANPACPKAALAHMGKMKDVVRGPLARCSDAARAKVVAVLQAYESRSKGG
- a CDS encoding AAA family ATPase, producing the protein MPAVRVVQVEGFRCFDQLRVEGLTRVNLIVGANNSGKSALLEAIEATLSEESPYVLYRASYERGEYQRRERAGERVVEIDVAHWFHGHRLEDGAAFTLRAEGDRRWELRRVLRKVPTELGAPFVPGGLLLEMERTGGRLSNGMMPPLPISADGTLGAGDPAKFVGHGLRLKPPVVFGTTDRLFPRELARLWSGVVLTPREERIVEALRMVDPRVERIAISESGGMANAKVLLRGATTPVPLGTLGEGVSRILTLALNLALAEGGFLLLDEIEIGLHWSVMPRLWRFLIETARALDVQVFATTHSKDCLEGLGEVHRSAPVLAEDVSVHRLEAGRQESVRFSARRIGEYADLALEPR
- a CDS encoding DnaJ domain-containing protein; amino-acid sequence: MSETQSQVIPAVGMPPEEQKAILELYDRLERIDHYALLGVAATDDIKTIKRAYFQKAKEHHPDRWFRKDVGALKPKIDAIFAALAKAEATLGNATERAAYDAYLSARLKTRMHRRQASALEAAKEWKQAAEIWGRVVEQLPTDAYVQHRYAYTLLRAGIEHPLAIAAAQRAIELDSTRADYRITAASLHLAEGHDRTALAQLALACELAPDRPDLAGLHAALTERVARLRE
- a CDS encoding SDR family NAD(P)-dependent oxidoreductase, which translates into the protein MGLLDDKVVIITGAGNGIGRSHALAFAAEGASVVVNDVGTARDGAGDASEAAADAVVKEIESAGGRAVASYESVATAGGAQAIVALGVETFGKVDVLVNNAGILRDKTFLKMDEEMWDAVIAVHLKGTFLCSQAFAAHAVKRGGGGRIVNTTSVSGMLGNFGQANYAAAKAGIYGLTRTIAIELQKHRITVNALAPIAKTRMTEDLPTFQNVDTMTPEHITPAALFLASDLCGDKTGHVLAVAGARMYAFKVVESAGKFKDGASTVWTAQEIADNWASIMKV